Proteins co-encoded in one Candidatus Paceibacterota bacterium genomic window:
- a CDS encoding PrsW family intramembrane metalloprotease translates to MNFNELFFAMTGGIMPALLWLWFWLKEDRLHPEPRRLLILTFLAGMGVVALALPIEQITNWAFKKMAIENLWGGFALLFMWALAEELTKYLAARKVAFERKDFDEPIDAIIYLITAALGFAAFENVIFLTEVVGHYGFLAGVVTSNLRFAGATLLHVLSSSCIGASIAFSFFHKEKLGRNIFGGLMLATLLHTFFNYFIIKTNGEHIFQIFFPLWLMVIFLLYIFEKVKKLKRSAQTPTTLE, encoded by the coding sequence ATGAATTTCAACGAATTATTTTTTGCGATGACGGGAGGCATAATGCCCGCCCTTTTATGGCTTTGGTTTTGGCTAAAAGAAGACCGGCTCCATCCGGAACCGCGACGACTTCTAATACTCACCTTTTTGGCCGGAATGGGGGTAGTGGCTTTGGCTCTTCCGATTGAACAAATCACCAATTGGGCGTTCAAAAAAATGGCGATTGAAAACCTTTGGGGAGGGTTCGCCCTTTTATTCATGTGGGCGCTCGCGGAAGAACTCACAAAGTACCTGGCGGCACGCAAGGTGGCGTTTGAAAGAAAAGATTTCGACGAACCGATTGACGCCATCATTTATCTCATCACGGCGGCTCTTGGTTTTGCCGCCTTTGAAAATGTAATTTTTTTGACGGAGGTCGTGGGTCATTACGGATTTTTAGCCGGAGTAGTAACAAGCAATTTAAGATTCGCGGGAGCCACACTTTTGCACGTTTTAAGCTCATCCTGTATCGGCGCAAGCATAGCTTTTTCCTTTTTTCACAAAGAAAAGCTAGGCAGAAATATTTTTGGCGGGCTTATGTTGGCAACACTGTTGCACACGTTTTTCAATTATTTTATAATAAAGACAAACGGAGAACATATTTTTCAGATTTTCTTTCCTCTTTGGCTGATGGTCATTTTTCT